The Coffea arabica cultivar ET-39 chromosome 9e, Coffea Arabica ET-39 HiFi, whole genome shotgun sequence genome has a window encoding:
- the LOC113709832 gene encoding vacuolar sorting protein 3 isoform X2: protein MANPKSKSKPEPKYRPVIEPVAHFVFTPTTTHQHVFPAPTAIKALAISTTSSDTRQSLIYIGTLTGAIYLLSLNPAADENDRVSVIKHTLIGNGSAIVSILVVENLKRIIVLSGDGFLYLLDSFLLEAPKKVSVIKGGVTAFARRFFSKNYSNSDRILPKLNGVKSKEDGSSSISSSSSGGGSFVVAATGKKLVLAELVSSGSVVLLKEILGVFEGMIRDLAWVDDSIIFGNKSGYFLYSCISGQCGLIFSLPELSGQPQLKLLVRECRVLLLVDNVGVTVDTEGQPVGGSLVFRGVPDSIGEIGSHVVAVKNGKMELYYKKSGNCVQVVMLSSDAGGGTCVVASQEDVSGEFVAVSMSSKVIFYRKVPWEEQIKDLLRKKCFKEAISLVEELQSEEKMQPSELFPFIMRDPNPWSLLVPRNRYWGLHPPPTPLENVVDDGLKTIQRAIFLKKAGIETAVDDEFIVNPPTRADLLEAAIENFIRYMQASRHKDLTPSVREGVDTLLMYLYRALNHVDDMERLASSENSCIVEELEMLLNDSGHLRTLAFLYASKGMSSKALAIWRVLAKVTSGQETAVAEASNILEESSDQDLVLQHLGWIADINPVLAVQVLISDKRSNVLPPDEVIAAIDPKKVDILQRYLQWLIEDQDSDDIQFHTMYALLLAKSALESYEIEHGSQNSEAGTSKELNVSHHGSNSIFDSPLRERLQIFLQSSDLYDPEEVLDLIEGSELWLEKAILYRKLGQETLVLQILALKLEDCEAAEQYCAEIGRPDAYMQLLEMYLDPKDGKEPMFKAAVRLLHNHGEALDPLQVLERLSPDMPLQLASDTILRMLRARLHHHWQGQIVHNLSRALDVDASLARLEERSRHVLINDESVCDSCHARLGTKLFAMYPDDTIVCYKCFRRQGESTSVTGRNFKEDVLYKPGWLVTR, encoded by the exons ATGGCCAACcccaaatccaaatcaaaaccCGAACCCAAGTACCGACCCGTAATTGAACCCGTCGCCCACTTCGTCTTCACCCCCACAACCACCCACCAACACGTCTTCCCAGCTCCCACCGCCATCAAAGCCCTCGCAATCTCAACCACTTCCTCCGACACTCGGCAGTCTTTAATCTACATCGGAACCCTCACCGGAGCTATCTACTTACTCTCCTTAAATCCCGCCGCCGACGAGAACGACCGTGTCTCGGTGATCAAACACACCCTCATCGGAAATGGGTCGGCGATAGTTTCCATCCTCGTGGTTGAAAATCTGAAAAGGATTATTGTCCTTTCTGGCGATggttttttgtatttattagaCTCGTTTTTGCTGGAAGCTCCAAAAAAAGTTAGTGTTATTAAAGGTGGAGTCACTGCTTTTGCCCGTAGATTTTTCAGTAAGAACTACAGTAATTCTGATAGAATTTTGCCGAAATTGAATGGTGTAAAAAGTAAAGAAGATGGTAGTTCTAGTattagcagcagcagcagtggTGGTGGTAGTTTCGTCGTGGCTGCCACAGGTAAAAAGTTGGTGCTGGCGGAGTTGGTTTCGAGTGGTTCAGTTGTGCttttgaaggaaattttggGGGTTTTTGAGGGAATGATCAGGGATTTGGCATGGGTAGATGATTCGATAATATTTGGGAATAAAAGTGGGTATTTTTTGTATTCCTGTATTAGTGGGCAATGTGGGTTGATATTTTCGTTGCCCGAGTTGTCGGGGCAGCCGCAGTTGAAGTTGTTAGTGAGGGAATGTAGAGTGTTATTGCTGGTGGACAATGTGGGTGTGACTGTGGATACTGAAGGACAGCCGGTGGGAGGGAGCTTGGTGTTTCGGGGAGTTCCGGATTCGATTGGGGAGATAGGATCACATGTTGTTGCAGTGAAGAATGGGAAGATGGAATTGTATTATAAGAAATCAGGAAATTGCGTGCAAGTAGTGATGCTATCGAGTGATGCGGGCGGGGGAACTTGTGTCGTGGCAAGTCAGGAGGATGTAAGTGGGGAATTTGTAGCTGTCTCGATGAGTTCAAAG GTTATTTTCTATCGAAAAGTACCTTGGGAAGAACAAATTAAAGACCTACTACGGAAGAAATGCTTTAAAGAAGCCATCTCCTTGGTTGAAGAGCTTCAGAGTGAAG AAAAAATGCAGCCTTCTGAACTTTTCCCTTTCATCATGCGGGACCCGAATCCCTGGTCACTTCTG GTTCCAAGGAACCGGTATTGGGGCCTGCATCCTCCACCAAcacctcttgaaaatgttgttgatgatgGATTAAAGACTATTCAAAGAGCTATATTTCTAAAAAAAGCAGGCATTGAGACTGCAGTAGATGATGAGTTTATTGTAAATCCACCAACTAGAGCTGACTTATTGGAGGCtgcaattgaaaacttcatcag GTATATGCAAGCGTCTCGTCATAAAGATTTGACTCCTTCAGTGAGGGAGGGAGTTGACACTCTCTTGATGTACCTATATAGAGCCCTCAATCATGTCGATGATATGGAAAGGCTTGCATCTTCTGAGAACAGCTGTATAGTG GAGGAATTAGAGATGTTATTGAATGACTCTGGGCATCTACGTACACTTGCATTTCTTTATGCTAGTAAGGGAATGAGCTCTAAAGCTCTTGCTATTTGGCGTGTATTGGCGAAGGTTACCTCTGGTCAGGAAACTGCTGTCGCAGAGGCTTCAAATATTCTTGAAGAGTCATCTGACCAGGATTTGGTATTACAGCATCTGGGATGG ATTGCAGACATCAACCCGGTGCTTGCTGTTCAAGTTTTAATATCTGATAAAAGAAGCAATGTGCTCCCTCCAG ATGAGGTAATAGCAGCAATTGATCCCAAAAAAGTGGATATTCTTCAAAG ATATCTCCAATGGTTGATAGAGGATCAAGATTCTGATGACATTCAGTTCCATACAATGTATGCACTCTTGCTTGCTAAGTCAGCACTGGAAAGTTATGAAATTGAACATGGATCTCAAAATTCAGAAGCTGGAACTTCAAAGGAGCTGAATGTTTCTCATCATGGATCAAATTCAATATTTGACAGCCCTCTTAGAGAAAGATTGCAGATCTTTTTGCAGTCTTCAGACTTGTATGACCCAGAAGAGGTCCTTGACTTGATTGAAGGATCCGAATTGTGGCTGGAAAAG GCTATTCTTTACAGGAAGCTTGGTCAAGAAACATTAGTGCTCCAAATATTGGCCTT GAAGCTGGAGGACTGTGAAGCTGCGGAACAATATTGTGCAGAAATTGGTAGACCAGATGCCTACATGCA ACTGCTTGAGATGTATTTGGATCCGAAGGATGGCAAAGAGCCCATGTTTAAGGCTGCTGTCCGCCTTCTCCACAATCATGGAGAAGCACTTGACCCTTTACAAGTCTTGGAG AGGTTGTCCCCTGACATGCCCCTCCAGCTTGCTTCGGATACTATATTGAGAATGCTGAGGGCGCGGCTTCATCATCATTGGCAAGGGCAA ATTGTCCATAATCTATCCCGTGCTTTAGATGTCGATGCGAGCTTGGCACGATTGGAGGAAAGGTCACGCCACGTGCTGATCAATGATGAGAGTGTTTGTGATTCTTGTCATGCTCGGCTTGGAACCAAATTATTTGCAATGTACCCAGATGACACAATTGTCTGCTATAAG TGTTTTCGTCGTCAAGGTGAATCCACCTCTGTCACAGGTCGTAATTTCAAGGAAGATGTTTTATATAAACCAGGCTGGTTGGTAACACGGTGA
- the LOC113709832 gene encoding vacuolar sorting protein 3 isoform X1, whose protein sequence is MANPKSKSKPEPKYRPVIEPVAHFVFTPTTTHQHVFPAPTAIKALAISTTSSDTRQSLIYIGTLTGAIYLLSLNPAADENDRVSVIKHTLIGNGSAIVSILVVENLKRIIVLSGDGFLYLLDSFLLEAPKKVSVIKGGVTAFARRFFSKNYSNSDRILPKLNGVKSKEDGSSSISSSSSGGGSFVVAATGKKLVLAELVSSGSVVLLKEILGVFEGMIRDLAWVDDSIIFGNKSGYFLYSCISGQCGLIFSLPELSGQPQLKLLVRECRVLLLVDNVGVTVDTEGQPVGGSLVFRGVPDSIGEIGSHVVAVKNGKMELYYKKSGNCVQVVMLSSDAGGGTCVVASQEDVSGEFVAVSMSSKVIFYRKVPWEEQIKDLLRKKCFKEAISLVEELQSEGELTKETLSFIHAQVGFLLLFDLQFEEAVNHFLLSEKMQPSELFPFIMRDPNPWSLLVPRNRYWGLHPPPTPLENVVDDGLKTIQRAIFLKKAGIETAVDDEFIVNPPTRADLLEAAIENFIRYMQASRHKDLTPSVREGVDTLLMYLYRALNHVDDMERLASSENSCIVEELEMLLNDSGHLRTLAFLYASKGMSSKALAIWRVLAKVTSGQETAVAEASNILEESSDQDLVLQHLGWIADINPVLAVQVLISDKRSNVLPPDEVIAAIDPKKVDILQRYLQWLIEDQDSDDIQFHTMYALLLAKSALESYEIEHGSQNSEAGTSKELNVSHHGSNSIFDSPLRERLQIFLQSSDLYDPEEVLDLIEGSELWLEKAILYRKLGQETLVLQILALKLEDCEAAEQYCAEIGRPDAYMQLLEMYLDPKDGKEPMFKAAVRLLHNHGEALDPLQVLERLSPDMPLQLASDTILRMLRARLHHHWQGQIVHNLSRALDVDASLARLEERSRHVLINDESVCDSCHARLGTKLFAMYPDDTIVCYKCFRRQGESTSVTGRNFKEDVLYKPGWLVTR, encoded by the exons ATGGCCAACcccaaatccaaatcaaaaccCGAACCCAAGTACCGACCCGTAATTGAACCCGTCGCCCACTTCGTCTTCACCCCCACAACCACCCACCAACACGTCTTCCCAGCTCCCACCGCCATCAAAGCCCTCGCAATCTCAACCACTTCCTCCGACACTCGGCAGTCTTTAATCTACATCGGAACCCTCACCGGAGCTATCTACTTACTCTCCTTAAATCCCGCCGCCGACGAGAACGACCGTGTCTCGGTGATCAAACACACCCTCATCGGAAATGGGTCGGCGATAGTTTCCATCCTCGTGGTTGAAAATCTGAAAAGGATTATTGTCCTTTCTGGCGATggttttttgtatttattagaCTCGTTTTTGCTGGAAGCTCCAAAAAAAGTTAGTGTTATTAAAGGTGGAGTCACTGCTTTTGCCCGTAGATTTTTCAGTAAGAACTACAGTAATTCTGATAGAATTTTGCCGAAATTGAATGGTGTAAAAAGTAAAGAAGATGGTAGTTCTAGTattagcagcagcagcagtggTGGTGGTAGTTTCGTCGTGGCTGCCACAGGTAAAAAGTTGGTGCTGGCGGAGTTGGTTTCGAGTGGTTCAGTTGTGCttttgaaggaaattttggGGGTTTTTGAGGGAATGATCAGGGATTTGGCATGGGTAGATGATTCGATAATATTTGGGAATAAAAGTGGGTATTTTTTGTATTCCTGTATTAGTGGGCAATGTGGGTTGATATTTTCGTTGCCCGAGTTGTCGGGGCAGCCGCAGTTGAAGTTGTTAGTGAGGGAATGTAGAGTGTTATTGCTGGTGGACAATGTGGGTGTGACTGTGGATACTGAAGGACAGCCGGTGGGAGGGAGCTTGGTGTTTCGGGGAGTTCCGGATTCGATTGGGGAGATAGGATCACATGTTGTTGCAGTGAAGAATGGGAAGATGGAATTGTATTATAAGAAATCAGGAAATTGCGTGCAAGTAGTGATGCTATCGAGTGATGCGGGCGGGGGAACTTGTGTCGTGGCAAGTCAGGAGGATGTAAGTGGGGAATTTGTAGCTGTCTCGATGAGTTCAAAG GTTATTTTCTATCGAAAAGTACCTTGGGAAGAACAAATTAAAGACCTACTACGGAAGAAATGCTTTAAAGAAGCCATCTCCTTGGTTGAAGAGCTTCAGAGTGAAGGTGAATTGACCAAGGAAACATTATCATTTATTCATGCTCAAGTAGGATTCCTCTTGCTGTTTGACTTGCAATTTGAGGAGGCAGTCAATCATTTCTTGCTTTCAGAAAAAATGCAGCCTTCTGAACTTTTCCCTTTCATCATGCGGGACCCGAATCCCTGGTCACTTCTG GTTCCAAGGAACCGGTATTGGGGCCTGCATCCTCCACCAAcacctcttgaaaatgttgttgatgatgGATTAAAGACTATTCAAAGAGCTATATTTCTAAAAAAAGCAGGCATTGAGACTGCAGTAGATGATGAGTTTATTGTAAATCCACCAACTAGAGCTGACTTATTGGAGGCtgcaattgaaaacttcatcag GTATATGCAAGCGTCTCGTCATAAAGATTTGACTCCTTCAGTGAGGGAGGGAGTTGACACTCTCTTGATGTACCTATATAGAGCCCTCAATCATGTCGATGATATGGAAAGGCTTGCATCTTCTGAGAACAGCTGTATAGTG GAGGAATTAGAGATGTTATTGAATGACTCTGGGCATCTACGTACACTTGCATTTCTTTATGCTAGTAAGGGAATGAGCTCTAAAGCTCTTGCTATTTGGCGTGTATTGGCGAAGGTTACCTCTGGTCAGGAAACTGCTGTCGCAGAGGCTTCAAATATTCTTGAAGAGTCATCTGACCAGGATTTGGTATTACAGCATCTGGGATGG ATTGCAGACATCAACCCGGTGCTTGCTGTTCAAGTTTTAATATCTGATAAAAGAAGCAATGTGCTCCCTCCAG ATGAGGTAATAGCAGCAATTGATCCCAAAAAAGTGGATATTCTTCAAAG ATATCTCCAATGGTTGATAGAGGATCAAGATTCTGATGACATTCAGTTCCATACAATGTATGCACTCTTGCTTGCTAAGTCAGCACTGGAAAGTTATGAAATTGAACATGGATCTCAAAATTCAGAAGCTGGAACTTCAAAGGAGCTGAATGTTTCTCATCATGGATCAAATTCAATATTTGACAGCCCTCTTAGAGAAAGATTGCAGATCTTTTTGCAGTCTTCAGACTTGTATGACCCAGAAGAGGTCCTTGACTTGATTGAAGGATCCGAATTGTGGCTGGAAAAG GCTATTCTTTACAGGAAGCTTGGTCAAGAAACATTAGTGCTCCAAATATTGGCCTT GAAGCTGGAGGACTGTGAAGCTGCGGAACAATATTGTGCAGAAATTGGTAGACCAGATGCCTACATGCA ACTGCTTGAGATGTATTTGGATCCGAAGGATGGCAAAGAGCCCATGTTTAAGGCTGCTGTCCGCCTTCTCCACAATCATGGAGAAGCACTTGACCCTTTACAAGTCTTGGAG AGGTTGTCCCCTGACATGCCCCTCCAGCTTGCTTCGGATACTATATTGAGAATGCTGAGGGCGCGGCTTCATCATCATTGGCAAGGGCAA ATTGTCCATAATCTATCCCGTGCTTTAGATGTCGATGCGAGCTTGGCACGATTGGAGGAAAGGTCACGCCACGTGCTGATCAATGATGAGAGTGTTTGTGATTCTTGTCATGCTCGGCTTGGAACCAAATTATTTGCAATGTACCCAGATGACACAATTGTCTGCTATAAG TGTTTTCGTCGTCAAGGTGAATCCACCTCTGTCACAGGTCGTAATTTCAAGGAAGATGTTTTATATAAACCAGGCTGGTTGGTAACACGGTGA